A section of the Aricia agestis chromosome 4, ilAriAges1.1, whole genome shotgun sequence genome encodes:
- the LOC121726668 gene encoding cytochrome b5-like: MGDKRFTEAEVAAHSGQDGRAAWIVYRDGVYDVTAYVAEHPGGEVLLEEAGRDATAAFDDVGHSTDARAVLAKYKVGELVEEEKKYDANGKKKKRIVNVPADKPEGRSCINVVTCGLLG; the protein is encoded by the exons ATGGGCGACAAGCGTTTCACGGAGGCGGAGGTGGCGGCGCACAGCGGGCAGGACGGGCGAGCGGCGTGGATCGTATACCGCGACGGGGTCTACGACGTTACCGCCTACGTCGCTGag CACCCCGGCGGGGAGGTGCTGCTGGAGGAGGCGGGGCGCGACGCGACGGCCGCCTTCGACGACGTCGGCCACAGCACTGACGCCCGCGCCGTCCTGGCCAAGTACAAGGTCGGCGAACTCGTCGAG GAAGAGAAAAAGTATGACGCCAACGGCAAAAAAAAGAAGAGGATAGTCAATGTACCAGCAGACAAGCCCGAAGGACGAAGCTGCATCAACGTGGTCACTTGTGGCCTATTAGGGTGA